The Pontibacter korlensis sequence CTTCAGCAAGAGTATTCTTTCCTGCAGCACAAATATAAACTACAGCCCCTGCAGCGCCATCAGTGGAACTTCCTGCGCATGCGTCCAGCCAACTTTCCTACCGTACGGCTGGCACAACTGGCAGCGCTGTTACATCAGCATGCATCTCTTTTTACAGCCTTACTGGAAGCAGAATCAATAAAAAAGTATGAGCAGATCTTCCAGGCGCCGGTGTCGGAGTATTGGCAGCTGCACTACATGTTTGGGCGGGAAAGCAAAACAGCCTCAAAGGGAATGGGTAAAATCAGTGCCCAGAATTTGGTGATTAATGTAGCCGTGCCTATACTTGCTGCCTATGCTGTACACAGCGGCGACCGTACTTACTTGGATAAGGCTTTAAACTTATTGGAACAGTTAAGGGAGGAAAGCAACCGCTACACCAGGTATTATGAGCTACTAGGCTGGAAAGCTAAGTCAGCTGCCGATAACCAGGCAGCATTAGGGCTGTATAAACGCTACTGCCATCCCGTAAACTGTATGCGCTGTGCGGTTGGTTGATAACAAAATCATGAAAAAGAATAGCACCACCCTGTGAGTATACTGTTCGTTTACCTCATCAATATACTTATACTTGTTGGCCTTGTTTGGTGGATGTATCAGCAGAGGTGGGTTAAAGAACTGAAACCGTACTTTTGGCCTGCTTTGGGTACAAAAATGGCTGTTGCAATAGGCTTTGCTGTATATCGCTATACTTATGGAGCTCCTAGTGATACGCATGTCTTTCATTCAGCAGGTCTAAAACTGCTGGAGTATGCGCAACAAAGTTCAAAAGGTTATTTAGACCTTTTACTTTATAACCACTTTGAAAGTGAAGTTTTGCGTGCTTCGCTACCATTTACCCAATATCCAGACTTTACAAACTCCTTTTTCTTTATTAAGCTGTTAAGTGTATTCAACTTGGTAACAGCGGGGCAGTACCACCTGAATAACTTGTATTTGTCGCTCTTCAGCTTTGGGGGGAGTGCGTATTTAGTGGCAGTACTGTCGCGTTTGTTTCCGAAGTATAAAGTGGCAGCTGTGTTAGCTTTTCTGTTCTTTCCGTCGGTGGTGCTTTGGAGTACTGGTGTGATGAAAGAAACAGTTATGTTTGGCAGTATGTGCTGGCTGGTTGCAATCGCCTTGGTACTGTCACATAGGCACAGGCTTACTGTTTGGGGTTGGCTGTTGCTGCCATTGCAACTTTACCTGTTCATCAAAATAAAGCTCTTCTATGCGGCTTTGTTGCTTCCGCTACTGTTGGGTTATGTGCTGGTTCAGCATCTTAAAAAATACGTTAAGGCTTTAGTTACTCTTAAAGCGCAGTTGCTGCTTTTGTTAGCGTTGGCAGGTATAGTGGTGATGGTAGTGATGTGGCAGCGAAGCGTTTTTAATCCTGATTTTATACTTTGGAACCTTGAGAGTAGTTATACCTCACTATTGCAGCGGTCTAAAAACGCTCCGCATATTCATCTGAACGATTTAGAGCCAACCATCCAAAGTATGCTCCTCAATTATCCGGAGGCAGCCCTAAGTGCGCTTTATCGTCCGTTCATTGGCGAGTCCCGGAAGGTGCTGTACCTGCTTAGCGGATTGGAAAATCTGCTGTTGCTTATACTCACAGGTACAGCTATAGCCTCTGCATTCAGGAGGAGTGCAAGTGTAAAAGTAGAGCTGCTGCATGTGGTGTTGCTGGTGTTTATATTGGCCATGGCCGGAGTAGTAGGTCTCTCTACTCCAAATTTTGGTACCCTGAGCCGCTATCGCATTGTATTTCTGCCTTTCCTGGTATACTTGCTGTTGCAAAATGTGTATGCCAAACGGCTTCTGCAGCGCCTTAGACTACTGTAGCCATACTTTCAAACTCCCACACTTCTTCGTACCTTTGCGCCTTATTTAAGATTGAGTTATGCAAAATCCGGTAATCATATTGGGTGCCCAAAAGCTTGGTACCACCGCACTAGATATCTTTAACAGTAACAGCGTAATGGTGTACTGCTTTCTGGATGATAACCAGAAGCTACAGCAGGAAGAGATAAACAATGTGTCGGTGATGAGCAACACCGAAGATAACGAGTTCCTGAAACTGGTAGGTAAGAAGTGCGACGTATTTGTGGCTGTTGATGATTCCGCAGCACGTAAAGGCCTGATCAAGATGCTGAAAGATGAGCATAAGGTAGTGCCGGTAAACGCCATTCACCGTTTCAGCGCTGTGTCAGAATATGCATGGGTGGGCCATGGAAATCTAGTAGGCGCAGGTGCTATTATTAACAACAATGCTAAAGTAGGAGATAACTGCATCATCCACTCCAGAGCATTGGTTGATACCAAAGCTGAGATAGGTAACTACGCAGAGATAGGTGCAGGTGCTATCATCAATTCCGAAGCAGTGGTAGAGGAAGGGGCCTTTATAGGTACAGGTGCTGTAATAGTGTCTGGCGTGAAGATTGGCAAAAATGCCCGTGTTGGAGCTGGCTCTGTGGTAGTGGCTGACGTGCCTGCCAAAGCCACAGTTTTTGGCAACCCAGCTGCTCCAGTAAAGTAAACTTTTATACTTGCCAATGCTGTTACAGAACTGACAAAGGTCATTTTGCGGCAAATGGGTACTTCATACTTTTGCTGCAACAAGCATTCATTTTTCTTAACAACAGCTCCTAAGGAGCGGATTATTAATTTTTAACACTTAGCGAGAAACTAAGCAGTTATGAACAAAACCCACAGCATACTACTGTACTATTGCTACACGCCGATAGAAGATCCGGAGGCGTTTCGTGAGCAACATCACCTTTTCTGTCTTGAGCTAAACCTGCTCGGCCGCATCATTGTGTCGAAAGAAGGCTTGAACGGTACCCTTTCAGGTCTGAAAGAAGACTGTGACAAGTATATGGCAGCCATGCACGCTGATCCACGTTTTGCCAAGATTGACTTCAAGGTAGACTACTCAGACAAGCACGCTTTTGCGAAGCTGCACGTGCGTACGAAAGCAGAGATTGTACATTCTGGCCTGTTGCACATCGACCCCAACGCACGCACTGGCAAACATCTGGCTCCTAAGGAGTTTAAGGAGATGAAAGACCGCGACGATGTGGTGGTGCTGGATGTGCGCTCAGACTACGAGCACAGCGTAGGTCGCTTTAAGAACGCTGTTACGCTGGATATCGAAAACTTCCGTGAGTTTCCGGAGAAGGTGCAGGAGCTAAAAGAAAAGTATAAGGATAAGAAAATCCTGACGTACTGCACTGGTGGTATCAAATGCGAGAAAGCAAGTGCCTTCTTGCTGGAGCAAGGCTTTGAAGATGTATATCAGCTGCACGGCGGTATCATTAAGTATGGTATGGAAGCTGGCGGAGAGGACTTTGAGGGCAAGTGCTATGTGTTCGATAACCGAGTGGCTGTGGATGTGAACACTGTAAACCCAACGGTTGTTTCCAGGTGCCATGTGTGCAACACGGAGAGCGATCGTATGGTAAACTGTGCGAACCCTGTGTGTAACCTGCACGTGCCAATCTGCGAGAAGTGCGGCTGGGAAATGGATGGAGCCTGCTCAACAGAGTGTAAAGAACATCCGGAGAAACGCCCTTACGACGGCACAGGTTACTACCAAAAAGAGATGAACGGCTATAATCCGCTGAAAGGATTCAACCGCAAAAAGAAAACTGACGTACATGTATAAGTATTCTCTAAAGCTCAGAAAAGCGTGTGCCTAATCAGCCACGCTTTTCGTGTTTTTAACCTAGACAAAGGACATAAGACGTAAGATAAAAGGCTTAGTGTGTATAAACTCCAAAGTGATTGATCAATAGTCTTTTGTCTTATCTGCTGTGTCCTCAATAAAATCTATGGCTTTTATTCCAGAATCAGAACTAATCATAAATCCAAACGGTACGGTTTACCACCTTAACCTGCTGCCAGAGCATATTTCCGACACCATCATCACGGTAGGAGACCCGGAGCGGGTGGCAAAGGTGAGCCGACACTTCGACGAGATAGAGGTAGTGGTAGCCAAGCGGGAATTTATCACGCACACGGGCTACTATAAAGGCAAGCGCCTGACGGTTATCTCCACTGGTATGGGCACCGATAATATCGATATCCTGATGAACGAACTGGATGCGCTGGTGAACATTGACTTCCAGAGTCGTACAGTGAACGAGGAGAAGATCAAGCTGAATATCATACGCATCGGAACCTCAGGCTCCCTGCAGGAAACGGTGCCGCTAGGTAGCCATCTCGCTTCACACTATAGCATAGGCTTGGACTCGCTGATGGAGTTCTACCAAATCGAGCAGTCAGAAGAAGAGCATAGCATCACGAGGGCCTTACAGCAGGAGTTGGGTATAGGTTTTAAACCATACTGTGTTACTGCCTCGCCGCACCTTCTTGAAAAGGTTGCCTTTGACATGCTGCCGGGGTATACGTTAACCTGTCCTGGATTTTACGCTCCTCAGGGGCGTGTACTGCGCGGGGGATTGCGGAATGAGCGTTTGCTGCATACGTACCAGAACTTCCGGCACAATGATTTTATGCTCACAAACTTCGAGATGGAAACAGCCGGATACTACAGCATGGGCCGAATATTAGGTCATAATGTGCTGTCGTTAAACGCTATTGTGGCTAACCGCATAACGCACCAGTTTGCCGACAATGCGGAGCAGGTAATTGATGACCTGATTCTAAAAGTACTGGAGCGCATCTAAGTATAAAGCGTTACCCTTAAAAACAAAAACAGCTTGCTCAGTTCTTCTGGGCAAGCTGTTATACTTTATACTTCCAAAGTATAAGGGGCAAAGGTTTGGGTTTCATAGTTTAGCAGTAGTTAATTTCTAAGATAGAACGCAGTGGCAGAAACATACCAGATCTCAGAAGTACAAAGTCCTTATCCAATCCCCACAATGTTGCTTCTACGCACTTCTTCTCTCCAGAGGCTGTCTTAAACGTGATCATAGATTTGTTGCGGTTGGTGTTGCTTAAAATTGTGGCACGGTTGGCATCGTCATAGCGGCGACTTTTTTCTGATGAATCCTGTAGCACATCTTTTTTACTGAATTTTAAAGTTGGGATTCGCTCTTTGCTGATTAGTTTGGTGTTGTTCTGTTGTTTTTGCATAGTTTAATTATTTGGTGTGGTATATATAGTGCAGATATCATGCCATAATGGTGTTTAAACATTGTTGTGCAGCAGCTGCAAAAAAAGCAAGTATGGGTATACTTGCCTGGCGCTAAAGGAGGAGAAGTACTACTCTAGAAGAATTCTATCCCTATAATCGAGGAGACAGGAATAGAGCAGCCTGCTTTCAGCGTCATATACTTATCGTCAACTGCCCATACTGTGGTATCCACGCGGCGCTGTTCGCCATCGGCAGTCTGGAAAGTGATTTCCACTTTACCACGGTAAACATTACCAAGGGAAGCTGCGCGGTTCAAGTCCCATATGCGCTTCTTACGAGCTTCGGGATCTGTGAGTACGTCATCGTGCCCAAAGCGGAGGGAAGGAATTACTTCCTTCTCTACCATCGGGATAGGGTTTACAAAGGTTTCCATGTGCAATTGTTTAAGTTAACTACAACCAATATAGGAAACCGTCATATTATGTGCAATGTTTTAACGCTGATTTTTAAGGAACTACAGGCGCTGCAAAAACGCTAGTGTGTCTACGCCATCGGCATAATCCCACACCATTGGGTTTTGGGCCTCACCAAACGGAATGCTGCTCTCCAGCCAACCATGTGCTGATACCACTACCTGCGTTTTATCTTTCACCTCGGCTAACTTCTGGCGCAGGTCAGACAGTGACGTAAACGTGTCGTAGAATAAGACCGAAATAGGAGATACCAGGTTATTGCTTTGCTGCACCAGCATAAAGCCGTTGTCGAAGTGAGGCACGCGGTTAACCAGAAGTATAGACTTGTTGTAGTCGTAGTTGTTCTGGTATTTGTGGTGGTCTAACAGGTTTTCACGGTGCTGATTTGCCTCAAAGAACTTATCAAAAATATACCCCTCCGGCACAAATACCTTCGACACATTACGGCACCCTAAACCATAGTAACGGAAAACATCTTCGCCTAAAGCTTTCAGATCATCTGCTTCCTCGTGCCCCGTTAGCACACCAATGCTTGTTCTGTTTTTGCGGATAATGTGCGGGCGCTTGGCAAAGTAGTACTCAAAGTATCGCGCAGTATTGTCAGAGCCTGTAGCAATTATGGCATCAGCTTCTTTCAGCAGCTCTACAAACTCTATGTGGCTTCCAAAAGCCGGCTCAATGCCTATAAGCATGTTTGCAAGGCGCTTTACCAGTATATCATCGCTGGAGCTCAGCTTAGCCAATAAATGGTGCCCACTGATCAATACGGCAAGAAAATCGTGGAACCCAACCATAGGAATATTGCCAGCCATCACCACGCCAACCTTCTTAGGTGTAACCTGTTTAAGGTGGTAAGGGTAAAGCCACTCACGGAGATACTGCTCTTGCAGCATGGTAACAATGCCACTTAGAGCACAGGTAACATTCTCTTCTGTAAACCAAGGGTTACGCGAGGCGGCTGAGAAGGCCAATGCCTGCCGCTCCTCAGGCGTCAGGTTTTGCAGCTGTTTCCCGAGTTCTACAAAGGCTTCTATCCTGTTCTCTAATGTCATGGCAAATTGTATGGCTTATAAAAAATTACTTGATAGGGATACTGATTGTTCCTAATTTTGTTCTTTAAAAGAAACAGAAGTACAAAAGTATAAAAAATATACAGGAGATACGACTATGGCTATAATGATAACCGATGAGTGCATTAACTGCGGAGCTTGCGAGCCAGAATGCCCGAATACTGCCATTTACGAAGGCGGTGCGGAGTGGACTTGGGGCGGCGGTACTGCATTAACGGAAGTTGAGATTGACGGAGGCGAGGTTGTGCCGGGTGATGCCCCACAGACACCTATTTCAGATGAGTTTTACTACATCGTTTCCGATAAATGCACTGAGTGTATGGGCTTCCATGAGGAACCGCAGTGCGCTGCCGTTTGCCCTGTGGATTGCTGCGTAGACGACCCAGACTACCGCGAGACAGAGGAAGAGCTGCTGGCCAAAAAGTCTTGGCTGCACCAGGAAGCTTAGGAGTAAAGTGTGATTTGAGGAAAACCTGCTCGTTGAGGCAGGTTTTTCTGTTTAGGGACAAATTAGGGTTTCAGGCATTTACTTCTGCCCATCAACAATCAGTAACTAACAACCAACAATTAAAGCAAAATCCCTAATTTTGCTTTTTAGCATAATACGCCGAAAATAACTTGTATAAGATGTCTATCTCAACAAAATATAACCCCAAGGAAGTAGAGAAGAAGTGGTACGACAGCTGGATGCAGCGCGGCTTCTTCCACTCAGAGCCAAATCCTAAAAAAGAGCCTTATACCATCGTGATTCCGCCGCCAAACGTAACCGGTGTGCTGCACATGGGACACATGCTCAACAATACCATTCAGGATGTGCTTATCCGCAGGGCACGTATGCAAGGCAAAGAGGCTTGCTGGGTACCTGGTACCGACCATGCTTCTATCGCCACAGAGGCAAAGGTTGTAGCCATGCTCAAGGAGAAAGGCATCAATAAAAAGGATCTGACCCGTGAGGAGTTCCTAAAGTATGCTTGGGAGTGGAAGGAGAAATATGGCGGCATCATCCTGGAGCAGCTTAAGAAGCTAGGGGCTTCCTGCGACTGGGACCGCACCCGTTTTACCATGGAAGACGACATGAGCGCTGCCGTAATCGAGGTGTTCGTAGACCTGTACCGCAAAGGACAGATTTACCGTGGTGTGCGCATGGTAAACTGGGATCCGCAAGGCAAAACCGCACTTTCTGATGAGGAGGTTGTGCCGAAAGACACCATGGCCAAAATGTATCACCTGAACTACGAGATAGTAGCTGATGGTGCAGCAGAGCCAACTTATATCACCGTAGCTACATCGCGCCCTGAAACCATCATGGCTGACGTGGCTGTAGCTGTAAACCCGAACGACGAGCGTTATACGCACCTGCATGGTAAGTCTGTTCGCATTCCGTTGCTGGGTAAGGAGATTCCGATTATACAAGATGAATATGTATCCATCGACTTCGGTACGGGTGCCCTGAAAGTAACGCCAGCCCACGACTTGAACGATTACGAGCTGGGCCAGAAGCACAAGCTGCCATCGATCGACATCCTGAACGATGATGGTACCCTGAATGCACAGGCGCAGCTGTACGTGGGCCAGGATCGTTTTGAGGCACGTAGAAACATTGTAAAAGACCTGAAAGAAGCCGGCTTGCTGGTGAAGGTTGAGGAGTATGCCAGTGTACTGCAAACATCAGAGCGTACGGGTGCTGTAATTGAGCCGCGCCTTTCTATGCAGTGGTGGTGCAAAATGGATAAGATGGCCAAGCCTGCCCTGGAGTCTGTGATGAACAATGAAATCCGCCTGCACCCGCCGAAGTTCAAGAATATGTACCGTTCCTGGATGGAGAACGTGCACGACTGGTGTATCTCACGCCAGCTGTGGTGGGGACAGCAGATACCAGCCTACTACTTGCCGGATGGCTCTTATGTAGTGGCTACCACTGCTGAGGAAGCTTTGAAACTAGCCCGTAAGGAGAGTGGCAACGAAAGCCTGCAGCTTGAAGACCTGCGCCAGGACGAAGACGTGCTGGATACATGGTTCTCTTCCTGGCTGTGGCCGATCTCAGTGTTCGATGGTTTCAAAGACCCGGATAACAAGGACATCCTGTACTACTACCCAACCAACGACCTGGTAACGGCTCCGGAGATCCTGTTCTTCTGGGTAGCACGTATGATCATGGCTGGTTTCGAGTTCCGTAATGAGCTGCCATTCCGCAATGTATACCTGACAGGTATTGTGCGCGATACGCAGGGGCGCAAAATGTCTAAGCAGTTAGGCAACTCACCAGATCCGTTGGACCTGATCGAGCAGTACGGAGCAGACGGTGTGCGTGCTGGTATGCTGTTCAGTTCTCCAGCCGGAAACGACCTGTTGTTCGACGAGAAACTGGTAGAGCAGGGCCGTAACTTCAGTAACAAGATCTGGAACGCCTTCCGTCTGATTAAAGGATGGGAAGTAGACGAAAGCCTGCCGTTCCCAAACGAGACAGCCGTTAAGTGGTTTGAGTCGCGCTTTAACGAGGCGTTCGTGCAGATTGAGGATCACTTCAGCAAGTTCCGTATTTCGGATGCATTGCTGGCCGTATACAAGTTGGTGTGGGACGACTTCTGCTCTAATTACCTGGAGATGATCAAGCCTGCTTACCAGCAGCCGATCGATAAGCAGACAATAGATGCCACCACTGCTTTCCTGGAGAAAGTGCTGAAGGTGCTGCATCCGTTTATGCCGTTCATCACCGAGGAAATTTGGCACGAACTGAAGGAGCGCAAGGATAAAGAATACCTGATCGTTTCTGCATGGCCTAAGAAGGATAAGTTCGATAAGGGTATTATCGAGAAGATGGAGAACGTGTTGAGCATTGTTGGTGGTATCCGCAACGTGCGCAACTCGAAGAACATTCCGAATTCTAAGCAACTGGAGCTGTCGATTAAAAACCTGAGCGGCACAAACTATGAGCCATTCCTGGGCATTGTTCGAAAGCTAGCTGGTGTAAGCGAAGTAAGCTTTGTGCAGGAGAATTTAGAAGGCGCTATCAGTTTCGTAGAAGCCGGCGACGAGTTCTTCATCCCAATGGAGGGTAATAT is a genomic window containing:
- a CDS encoding NeuD/PglB/VioB family sugar acetyltransferase, with product MQNPVIILGAQKLGTTALDIFNSNSVMVYCFLDDNQKLQQEEINNVSVMSNTEDNEFLKLVGKKCDVFVAVDDSAARKGLIKMLKDEHKVVPVNAIHRFSAVSEYAWVGHGNLVGAGAIINNNAKVGDNCIIHSRALVDTKAEIGNYAEIGAGAIINSEAVVEEGAFIGTGAVIVSGVKIGKNARVGAGSVVVADVPAKATVFGNPAAPVK
- a CDS encoding rhodanese-related sulfurtransferase, with product MNKTHSILLYYCYTPIEDPEAFREQHHLFCLELNLLGRIIVSKEGLNGTLSGLKEDCDKYMAAMHADPRFAKIDFKVDYSDKHAFAKLHVRTKAEIVHSGLLHIDPNARTGKHLAPKEFKEMKDRDDVVVLDVRSDYEHSVGRFKNAVTLDIENFREFPEKVQELKEKYKDKKILTYCTGGIKCEKASAFLLEQGFEDVYQLHGGIIKYGMEAGGEDFEGKCYVFDNRVAVDVNTVNPTVVSRCHVCNTESDRMVNCANPVCNLHVPICEKCGWEMDGACSTECKEHPEKRPYDGTGYYQKEMNGYNPLKGFNRKKKTDVHV
- a CDS encoding nucleoside phosphorylase — encoded protein: MAFIPESELIINPNGTVYHLNLLPEHISDTIITVGDPERVAKVSRHFDEIEVVVAKREFITHTGYYKGKRLTVISTGMGTDNIDILMNELDALVNIDFQSRTVNEEKIKLNIIRIGTSGSLQETVPLGSHLASHYSIGLDSLMEFYQIEQSEEEHSITRALQQELGIGFKPYCVTASPHLLEKVAFDMLPGYTLTCPGFYAPQGRVLRGGLRNERLLHTYQNFRHNDFMLTNFEMETAGYYSMGRILGHNVLSLNAIVANRITHQFADNAEQVIDDLILKVLERI
- a CDS encoding acyl-CoA reductase translates to MTLENRIEAFVELGKQLQNLTPEERQALAFSAASRNPWFTEENVTCALSGIVTMLQEQYLREWLYPYHLKQVTPKKVGVVMAGNIPMVGFHDFLAVLISGHHLLAKLSSSDDILVKRLANMLIGIEPAFGSHIEFVELLKEADAIIATGSDNTARYFEYYFAKRPHIIRKNRTSIGVLTGHEEADDLKALGEDVFRYYGLGCRNVSKVFVPEGYIFDKFFEANQHRENLLDHHKYQNNYDYNKSILLVNRVPHFDNGFMLVQQSNNLVSPISVLFYDTFTSLSDLRQKLAEVKDKTQVVVSAHGWLESSIPFGEAQNPMVWDYADGVDTLAFLQRL
- a CDS encoding 4Fe-4S dicluster domain-containing protein — protein: MAIMITDECINCGACEPECPNTAIYEGGAEWTWGGGTALTEVEIDGGEVVPGDAPQTPISDEFYYIVSDKCTECMGFHEEPQCAAVCPVDCCVDDPDYRETEEELLAKKSWLHQEA
- a CDS encoding valine--tRNA ligase, yielding MSISTKYNPKEVEKKWYDSWMQRGFFHSEPNPKKEPYTIVIPPPNVTGVLHMGHMLNNTIQDVLIRRARMQGKEACWVPGTDHASIATEAKVVAMLKEKGINKKDLTREEFLKYAWEWKEKYGGIILEQLKKLGASCDWDRTRFTMEDDMSAAVIEVFVDLYRKGQIYRGVRMVNWDPQGKTALSDEEVVPKDTMAKMYHLNYEIVADGAAEPTYITVATSRPETIMADVAVAVNPNDERYTHLHGKSVRIPLLGKEIPIIQDEYVSIDFGTGALKVTPAHDLNDYELGQKHKLPSIDILNDDGTLNAQAQLYVGQDRFEARRNIVKDLKEAGLLVKVEEYASVLQTSERTGAVIEPRLSMQWWCKMDKMAKPALESVMNNEIRLHPPKFKNMYRSWMENVHDWCISRQLWWGQQIPAYYLPDGSYVVATTAEEALKLARKESGNESLQLEDLRQDEDVLDTWFSSWLWPISVFDGFKDPDNKDILYYYPTNDLVTAPEILFFWVARMIMAGFEFRNELPFRNVYLTGIVRDTQGRKMSKQLGNSPDPLDLIEQYGADGVRAGMLFSSPAGNDLLFDEKLVEQGRNFSNKIWNAFRLIKGWEVDESLPFPNETAVKWFESRFNEAFVQIEDHFSKFRISDALLAVYKLVWDDFCSNYLEMIKPAYQQPIDKQTIDATTAFLEKVLKVLHPFMPFITEEIWHELKERKDKEYLIVSAWPKKDKFDKGIIEKMENVLSIVGGIRNVRNSKNIPNSKQLELSIKNLSGTNYEPFLGIVRKLAGVSEVSFVQENLEGAISFVEAGDEFFIPMEGNIDVDAERERLTKELEYTKGFLASVDKKLSNERFVNGAPEAVIASERKKKADAEAKINAIEQSLAAL